The sequence ACGACCAGGAGCATGCGGCCCTCCAGGCAGTCGCGGACGCGGGCCTGCAGCCACAGGACGGCGTCGCTCACGCCGAGCGAGGCGAAGACCTGGTCGGAGATCCAGAGCGCCTCGCGGACGGCGCCGCCCTCGCCGAGCGCGCCCTCGACGATCTCGGCGGCGGTGCCCTTGCCGGTGCCCTCCGGGCCGGCGACGAGCAGCCGGACCGGCCGCTGCCCGGCCAGCCGCGCCGCCACCGCGTCCTGCAGCGCCCGCGACAGCTCCGGCTGCCCGACCAGCGGCGGCCCGCTCTCCTCACCGGGCTCGGCCCGCTCCGCCGCGGTCCGCGGACCGTCCTCGCCGGAACCGAACTTCAGGGTGTTGAAGACCCGCCGCACGGTGAACAGCCGCCGCAGGTCGGCCTGGAAGGGGCGCACCGGCACCCGGCAGCGCGGGCTGACCGGCGCCTCCGGCAGGCCCTGCACCGCGCCGGTGAACCGCACCGCCATGTCGAGCCAGGCGCGGGCCGCGTCCGCCTCGCCCGCGACCAGGCCCCGCGCCAGCCACGCCCGCACGTCGTGCTGCCACGCCTCGGCGGCGAAGCCCTCCCGCGCCGCGCGGAACCGCTCCTCCACGTTCTCGTAGCGGGCGGTGCCCAGCACGACCGCCAGTTCGGCCGGGACGACCGCGGCGTCGGCCGCCAGCAGCAGCCGCGCCAGCGCCACGTCGGGCTCGCCGGAGTCGGCGACGGCCCCCGCCAGCCCCTCGTGCGCGGCGTCCAGCCCCTCGCACACCCAGCCCAGGTAGCCCACCGGCCCGGCCAGTTCGGGCAGGACGGCCAGCTCCTCCTCGGTCAGGCCGGACACCCAGAGGTCCTCCAGCCGCCGGTTGGGGACGGTCATGTTCGCCTCGCGCAGCGCCGGGTCGGCGGCGCGCCGGTCGAACAGGTCCATCACCGCCCGCCGGCGCCGCTCCAGCGGTTCCAGGCCCTCGAAGACGTCCAGCCCGGCGCGCGCCAGCTCGAACATCACCGCGCGCCGCTCCCGGTCGTCCCCGGCCGGCTCGGGCAGCCACAGGCCCGGCGGGCGCCACCGCCCGCCCTGGGTGAACCACGCCACCGGGTCCCGGACGGCCGACTCGGGCGTCGCCAGGAACGCCGACAGCAGCTCGTAGTCCACGTCGCCGCGCGACCCGCCGCGCACCGCCGACGCGCCCAGCAGGAACGTCAGCAGCGACCACTGCTCGGCCCCCGCCGCGCTGGTGTCGCTCCCGTAGAAGTCGCTGAGCTGCCGCGTCAGCACGATGGCGCGCTGGTCGGTGTTGTAGGCGACCGCGCGCTCGCGCATCTCCTCGTACAGACCGTCAGGCACGCGCCAGGGACCGTACGCGTACACGTCGAGCACCGGCTCCTCAGTGAGCAGCACTTCGAGATGGTCTGGCAGCCGGGGGGAACTCACCTGGGGTCGTCTCCTACGCAGCGGATCGTCGAGGCAATCACATCCGACAAGCACCTTACGGCGCGTCACGATCACGCACACCCCCGTTGCCGCGGGTTGGCAGGCGGCCCGGCGTCCGCGATAGTTGTCGAACGGAAACTATTCGCCGGACGATTCCGGCCAAAGCAACACACAAGAGGGGAACCCCCCGTGTCACCTTTGGAAGTCACCACACGGCCCGACGGCGGACGCGCCGTCCTCAGGCTGTGCGGAGAACTCGACGTCGCAGGCTCGGAGGAGCTGCGCGTCCACCTGAACGAGGCCCGCCGCGAGCACGGCGACCACCTCGTGCTGGACCTCACCGACCTGGAGTTCATGGACTCGGGCGGCCTCTCGGTCATCGTCGCCTGCTACAAGGCCGCCACCGCGGCGGGCGGCAGCCTCGTCCTCGCCGGCCCCCGGCCCATCGTCCGCCGCGCCCTGGAGATCACGGGGCTGCACCGGCGCATCCCCGTCAAGCGGACCCTTCAGGAGGCGCTGGCGACCGAGCCCGACCGCGCCTAGGGCGGGCACGGCAGGCGCGAGCGGCCCCGCCCTAGAGCGGGAGGGGGGTGGGGCGCTTCGGCCCGCGGCCGTCGCCGGAGGAGCGGCCCGTGGCCCGGCGGCCGATCCACGGCAGGAGGTAGGCCCGGGCCCAGTGGACGTCCTCGCGCCTCATCGTGAGCCAGTCGGCACGGTCCAGGGGCGGCCAGGGCTCGCGCCAGTCGCCCTCGACCGGGATGCCCACCGCCCCGGCGACGTAGAGCGCCATGCGCCGGTGCCCCTCGGGCGACAGGTGGAGGCGGTCCTCGTACCAGGCGCGCGGGTCGTGGAAGGCGCGCAGCGGCCACAGGTCCACCACCGAGCAGCCCCGGTGGTCGGCGATCGCGCGCAGGTGCATGTTGTAGGTGGCGGCCTTGCCCCGGATGCGGCCGCCGGAGCGCAGCCCGCGCGGATCGAACCCGGTGAAGACCACCACGCGGGAGCCGGTGGCGCGCAGCCGCCGGACCGCGTCGTCGAACACGACCGCGGCCGCGTCGGGGTCCGCGCCGGGACGGATCATGTCGTTACCGCCCGCGCACAGCGTGACCAGGTCGGGCGAGAGGCCGACGGCGATCGGCACCTGGTCGTCCACGATCTGCCGCACGAGCTTCCCGCGGACGGCGAGGTTGGCGTAGCGCAGGCCCGGGTTCAGCACGGCGATGTGCCCGGCGAGCCGGTCCGCCCAGCCCCGGAAGACGTCGGTCTCGCCGGGGTAGGGGTCGTTCAGGCCCTCGGTGAAACTGTCGCCGATGGCAACGAACGTTCCGATCTTCTCCACTTCGCTCATCGCAACCCCCACCGCGGATTCATGCTCGATCACGACGAACCATCATGCATCGTGCACACGACCTACGCGACCGTAGCCGGGGGCCGGACCGGGCCGCGCCCCCGTGCGCCGCGGCTCAGGTCCAGCTCGGGGACGTGGTGCCGAGCTGCCCGCCGGGCGCGCCCGGCGCGGGGGCGGAGGCGTGCGCTCCGGCGGCGTGCACCGTCATCGCGTGCTTGACCAGCATGATCAGCACCTGCTTGGTGGACTCGCGGCTCCGCGCGTCGCACTGCACGATCGGCACGTGCGCGCTGATCGACAGGGCGTCGCGGATGTCGTCCACGGCGTACTGGAACTCGCCGTGGAACCCGTTGACGCCCACCACGAACGGCAGGCCGAGCTCCTCGAAGTAGTCCACCGCGGCGAAGCAGTCCTCCAGCCGGCGGGTGTCGACCAGCACGACGGCGCCGATCGCGCCGCGGACCAGGTCGTCCCACATGAACCAGAAGCGGTGCTGCCCGGGCGTGCCGAACAGGTAGAGGATCAGCTCGCTGTCCAGCGACACGCGGCCGAAGTCCATCGCGACCGTGGTGGTCGTCTTGTCCGGGACGGCCGACAGGTCGTCCACGTCGGCGCTGGCCGCGGTCATCACCGCCTCGGTGGTGAGCGGCATGATCTCCGAGACGGAGCCGACGAAGGTGGTCTTGCCGACGCCGAAGCCGCCACCGACGACGATCTTGACCGAGGTCAGCTCGGTCTCCCCGCCGTGCGGCCCCGGGACCTGGTCAGAGCTTCCGAAGGCCACTGAGCACCCTTTCTAGCAAGCGGAGGTCCGGCTGTCCGCCGGCGGTGGTGGGGGACTGCGACTGGTGCAGCCGTAGCAGTCCCTCGACGGCCATGTCAGCCACTAGGACCCGCGCGACCCCGAGCGGCAGGCGCAGCAGCGCGGACACCTCGGCGACCGAGCGGGCCGACCGGCACAGATCCATGATCGCCCGGTACTCCGGGGTCAGCACGGCCACGTCCCGCGGCGGGTAGGGCGCGGCGGTGACCAGCGCCTCGATGGCCAGGTCGTAGCGCGGCCTGGTGCGCCCGCCGGTGACCGCGTACGGGCGCACGAGCGAGCTGCCATCGTTGTCGTCCCGCTCGGGGGGTCGGCCCTGCACGGGGACCCGCCCCTGGTCACCCGGCCAGCGGCCGCCGCCTCCGGGACCGCCCCCGAAGGGACTGCCTCGATCCATGTCGCCGACCTCCGTCAGAGTCAGTCACGGTCAGTAGCGGGCGGGCCCGGCGCCCATCTCGGTCACGGAAGGCCCCGAGTACGGCGGCTGCTCCTGGGCGCGCAGAGCGGGCGTCAGCACCCGTCCCACCCGCTCCACCAGGAGCGTCATCTCGTAGGCCACCAGCCCGAGGTCGCAGTCGGGCGCGGCCAGCACCGCGAACACCGACCCGTTCGTGATGGACATGACGAACAGCAGCCCGCGGTCCATCTCCACGACGGTCTGGTTCACCCCGCCGGCGTCGAAGATCTTCGCCGCGCCCTGGGTCAGGCTCATCAGCCCCGAGGCGATCGCCGAAAGCTGGTCCGCCCGCTCGGGCGGGAAGCCCGCGGAGTAGGCCATCGGCAATCCATCCGAGGAGACCACGACGGCGTGCGCGACCTTCGCGACACGGTCCGCGAAGTTCGTCACCAACCAGTTGAGATCCTGCCCGCTCACCGGGTGCCTCCTGTCTCGCCGTCACCCTGTGACGGCACCTCACCTGAAGTGCCTGTACCACGAGCCTCATGGCGTCCGCGGTGGACGCCGCGCTGCAGACTCGCGAAGCGGTTGCGTACAACGTCGGCCGACTGGCCGTGACCCTGCTGCTGTCCCTGCGGCTGCCCGGGCGCCTGCTGGCCGATGACCGGCAGGCCCTGCGTCGGCGCATGCGGCCCCTGGGCGGGCTGTCCCTGACCGGTCCCGCCGGGCGCCGGGCGGCCCTGCGGCGGGCCCGCCTGCGTCTGGGGCGCGTCCTGCGCCCCGCGGCCGACCGCCCCGGGGATGCGGTTCTTGCCGGGCACCCGCTTGGGCAGTCCGACGTTGGTGCGGCTCGTCGCCACCGGCTCTCGGGCCGCCTCGGCCGCGCGGAACCCCGCGTCCGCCGGGGACTCCCAGCCCTTGGACGGGGCCTCGCCGGAGCCGCCGCCCGACCTGCGCATGAACCACTCCGACTGCATCGCGTCGAAGATGGGCGAGCGCTCGGGCGGCCGCGGCGGGGCCTTCGGCTCCGGCTGTGCGGCCGCCGCGGCCCGCCCGGCCGGCTGGGGAACGGGTGGTGGCTCGGGGATGGGGCCCTCCGGCACGTGGGGAGCGGACACGGGCGGAACGTCTTCGGCGTAGGGGCCGGACGCCTGACCGAGGTTCGGGCCGACCTGCTCCAGCGGCCCGGTCTCCCACGGGATGTGCCGTCCGCCGCCGGACTCGGGCACCACCGGCTGCGCCTCCGGGACGACCGACTGCGGCCCGGTCCTCCCGCCCGGCCGGTAGGCGCCGTTGCCGCCGGCGTCCTCCACCTCCTGCGGGCGCTCGCTTCGCGGCTGGAAGAGCCCGTTCGAGGAGCCTCCGTCGGAGGGGCGGCCCTGCAGATGCGTGCCCGGCTCCCGGACCGGCAGCTCCCCCGGTCTGCGCGGCGGCTGCCGCTCACCGGTCCCGTAGGGGTCGTGCGCCGGAGCGCGCCGGTCCCGCGAGGGGCGCCGCTCGGCGGGCGGGACCACGGGCTGCGCACCGGTGCCGTAGGGGTCGTGCGCGCCCGGGGCCGGGATGGGCCCGGTCTCGGCGATGTTCGGCTGCGGGCCGGTGGCGCCGCGGATCGGACGCAGCGGCCCGGTGCCGCCGACCATGGGGTGCGCGCCCGTGCCGCCCGTCATGGAATGCGGTCCGGTGCCGCCGCCCATGGTGGGGGCGGGACCGTAGTCGTCCTGCCGGAACCCGCCCGCGGGCGGCTCGGCGGCGGTGGTGGTGAGCGCGGCGAGCTGGCCGTGGGAGCCCGCCTCGCGCGGGGCGAGGCCGGGGCGGCTGCCGATGCCGCCGGACTCGCCCGGCGTGACCACCGCGTCCGGCAG is a genomic window of Actinomadura citrea containing:
- a CDS encoding STAS domain-containing protein, which gives rise to MSPLEVTTRPDGGRAVLRLCGELDVAGSEELRVHLNEARREHGDHLVLDLTDLEFMDSGGLSVIVACYKAATAAGGSLVLAGPRPIVRRALEITGLHRRIPVKRTLQEALATEPDRA
- a CDS encoding SGNH/GDSL hydrolase family protein, yielding MSEVEKIGTFVAIGDSFTEGLNDPYPGETDVFRGWADRLAGHIAVLNPGLRYANLAVRGKLVRQIVDDQVPIAVGLSPDLVTLCAGGNDMIRPGADPDAAAVVFDDAVRRLRATGSRVVVFTGFDPRGLRSGGRIRGKAATYNMHLRAIADHRGCSVVDLWPLRAFHDPRAWYEDRLHLSPEGHRRMALYVAGAVGIPVEGDWREPWPPLDRADWLTMRREDVHWARAYLLPWIGRRATGRSSGDGRGPKRPTPLPL
- a CDS encoding GTP-binding protein, with amino-acid sequence MTSVKIVVGGGFGVGKTTFVGSVSEIMPLTTEAVMTAASADVDDLSAVPDKTTTTVAMDFGRVSLDSELILYLFGTPGQHRFWFMWDDLVRGAIGAVVLVDTRRLEDCFAAVDYFEELGLPFVVGVNGFHGEFQYAVDDIRDALSISAHVPIVQCDARSRESTKQVLIMLVKHAMTVHAAGAHASAPAPGAPGGQLGTTSPSWT
- a CDS encoding DUF742 domain-containing protein, with product MDRGSPFGGGPGGGGRWPGDQGRVPVQGRPPERDDNDGSSLVRPYAVTGGRTRPRYDLAIEALVTAAPYPPRDVAVLTPEYRAIMDLCRSARSVAEVSALLRLPLGVARVLVADMAVEGLLRLHQSQSPTTAGGQPDLRLLERVLSGLRKL
- a CDS encoding roadblock/LC7 domain-containing protein, whose amino-acid sequence is MSGQDLNWLVTNFADRVAKVAHAVVVSSDGLPMAYSAGFPPERADQLSAIASGLMSLTQGAAKIFDAGGVNQTVVEMDRGLLFVMSITNGSVFAVLAAPDCDLGLVAYEMTLLVERVGRVLTPALRAQEQPPYSGPSVTEMGAGPARY